From a region of the Deinococcus terrestris genome:
- a CDS encoding thiolase family protein has product MSPASPAQPLQDRDVVIVSAVRTPIGAIRGSLSTVRPDDLAAQVIREAVARAGVSPDLIEEVILGCANQAGEDNRNVARMAALLAGLPDTVAGLTVNRLCASGLSAINTAARAIRNGDGDVYVAGGVESMTRAPLVMGKGAQPFANGNVTAYDTTLGWRFPNPAMEALFPLEAMGETAENIVERSRAGGVAGGEITREEQDAFALESQRRAVAALNAGTFRGEIVPVEVKGRKGVTVFDTDEHPRYKREGDTFSLATDEATLAGLKPAFRKGGSVTAGNASGLNDGAAALVLMSAGRAHELGIQPLARWVGAASAGVDPRVMGLGPVPATRKLMKRLGMELADVDLVELNEAFAAQALGCIRELGLDSERVNVNGGAIALGHPLGMSGARLVTTLTHELRRRGGRLGLATLCVGVGQGEAALIERVEA; this is encoded by the coding sequence ATGTCCCCAGCCTCCCCAGCCCAACCCTTGCAAGACCGCGATGTGGTCATCGTCTCTGCCGTCCGCACGCCCATCGGGGCGATTCGCGGCTCGCTCTCTACCGTTCGCCCTGACGACCTCGCCGCGCAGGTGATTCGGGAGGCCGTGGCGCGGGCGGGCGTGTCTCCCGACCTGATCGAGGAGGTCATCCTGGGCTGCGCGAACCAGGCGGGCGAGGACAACCGCAACGTGGCGCGAATGGCCGCGCTGCTCGCCGGATTGCCAGACACGGTGGCGGGACTGACCGTCAACCGGCTGTGCGCCTCGGGCCTGTCCGCGATCAATACGGCGGCCCGCGCCATCCGCAACGGGGACGGCGACGTGTACGTGGCAGGCGGGGTGGAGAGCATGACCCGCGCCCCGCTCGTGATGGGAAAGGGCGCCCAACCCTTCGCCAACGGCAACGTGACCGCCTACGACACCACGCTGGGCTGGCGCTTTCCGAATCCCGCGATGGAGGCCCTGTTCCCGCTGGAGGCGATGGGGGAAACGGCCGAGAACATCGTGGAGCGCAGTCGCGCCGGGGGGGTCGCGGGCGGTGAGATCACCCGCGAGGAGCAGGACGCCTTCGCGCTGGAGTCGCAGCGGCGGGCGGTCGCGGCCCTGAACGCGGGCACCTTCCGGGGGGAGATCGTGCCGGTCGAGGTCAAGGGGCGAAAAGGCGTGACCGTATTCGACACCGACGAACATCCCCGCTACAAGCGCGAGGGCGACACCTTCTCCCTCGCCACCGACGAGGCGACGCTGGCGGGGCTGAAGCCCGCCTTCCGCAAGGGCGGCAGCGTGACGGCCGGGAACGCGTCGGGCCTGAACGACGGCGCGGCGGCCCTCGTCCTGATGAGTGCGGGGAGGGCCCATGAACTGGGGATTCAACCGCTCGCCCGCTGGGTGGGCGCGGCGTCGGCGGGAGTGGACCCCCGCGTGATGGGCCTCGGCCCGGTGCCCGCCACCCGCAAGCTGATGAAGCGGCTGGGGATGGAATTGGCCGACGTGGACCTCGTGGAACTCAACGAGGCGTTCGCGGCGCAGGCTTTGGGCTGCATCCGTGAGCTGGGGTTGGACTCCGAGCGAGTCAACGTCAATGGCGGCGCCATCGCCCTGGGCCACCCCCTGGGCATGAGTGGGGCGCGGCTGGTGACCACCCTGACGCACGAGCTTCGGCGGCGCGGCGGTCGCCTCGGGCTGGCGACCCTCTGCGTGGGCGTGGGCCAAGGCGAGGCGGCCCTGATTGAGCGGGTGGAGGCGTGA
- a CDS encoding 3-oxoacid CoA-transferase, with translation MKTVPVLSLEEAARLVNPGQTLLVGGFGMTGNPVHLMHALAETGTGELTYVANNVSEPGLSGGRLLRNGQIRKAVGSYFTSNPEAVKAYQAGELEVELLPQGTLAEALRAGGAGIGGFYTPTAAGTVIAEGADVRVLNGREMVFVPALRGDVALLRAWRADRAGNLQYRLTEQNFNPLMATAADLVIVEVEEIVDVGEIAPEHVHTPGLYVDYLVQASLTPDDLGSSADVKGGAKKVDESRLHMARRALQELRPGDVVNLGIGIPTLVADLITPEHGVILHTENGMLGVGPAPEGGGAMEYPVNAGKIPVTALPGASYFDSAASFGMIRGGHVDVAVMGGLQVDEAGNLANWAVPGKPLLGVGGAMDLASGARRLIVTMTHTEPGGAPKLVPECTLPLTARGRVDMVITDKAVFEFVDRQLTLTGLMPGATLEEVRATTAARFVERVGELTP, from the coding sequence GTGAAAACGGTCCCGGTCCTCTCCCTGGAGGAAGCCGCCCGCCTCGTCAACCCCGGCCAGACCCTCCTCGTCGGCGGCTTCGGCATGACGGGCAACCCGGTCCACCTGATGCACGCGCTGGCGGAAACAGGCACGGGCGAACTCACCTACGTCGCCAACAACGTGTCCGAACCCGGCCTCAGCGGGGGGCGGCTGCTGCGGAATGGGCAGATCAGGAAGGCCGTCGGTTCCTACTTCACCTCCAACCCGGAAGCGGTCAAGGCATATCAGGCGGGTGAGCTGGAGGTCGAACTGCTCCCCCAGGGCACCCTCGCCGAAGCGCTGCGGGCGGGCGGGGCCGGAATCGGTGGCTTCTACACGCCGACGGCGGCGGGAACAGTCATAGCAGAGGGGGCCGACGTGCGCGTGCTGAACGGACGCGAGATGGTCTTCGTTCCGGCCCTGCGCGGTGACGTGGCGTTGCTGCGGGCGTGGCGGGCGGACCGGGCGGGAAACCTCCAGTACCGCCTAACCGAGCAGAACTTCAACCCGCTGATGGCGACCGCCGCCGACCTCGTGATCGTGGAGGTCGAGGAGATCGTGGATGTTGGCGAAATCGCGCCCGAACACGTCCACACGCCGGGGCTGTACGTGGATTACCTCGTGCAGGCCAGCCTGACTCCCGACGACCTGGGCAGCAGCGCCGACGTGAAGGGCGGCGCGAAGAAGGTGGACGAGTCGCGGTTGCATATGGCCCGCCGTGCCCTGCAAGAACTGCGCCCCGGCGACGTGGTGAACCTCGGCATCGGGATTCCCACGCTGGTGGCCGACCTGATCACCCCGGAGCATGGGGTCATCCTCCACACCGAGAACGGCATGCTGGGCGTCGGCCCGGCCCCCGAGGGCGGCGGCGCGATGGAGTACCCCGTCAACGCGGGCAAGATTCCGGTGACGGCGCTGCCCGGCGCGAGCTACTTCGACTCGGCCGCCTCCTTCGGCATGATCCGGGGCGGGCACGTGGATGTGGCGGTGATGGGCGGCCTCCAGGTGGACGAGGCCGGGAACCTGGCGAACTGGGCGGTGCCCGGCAAGCCGCTGCTGGGCGTGGGCGGCGCGATGGACCTCGCCAGCGGCGCCCGCCGGTTGATCGTCACCATGACCCATACCGAGCCGGGCGGCGCTCCCAAACTGGTGCCCGAATGCACCCTGCCGCTGACCGCACGGGGCCGGGTGGACATGGTAATCACCGACAAGGCGGTCTTTGAGTTCGTGGACCGCCAGCTCACCCTGACCGGGTTGATGCCGGGGGCCACGCTGGAGGAGGTCCGGGCGACGACGGCGGCGCGGTTCGTGGAGCGGGTGGGCGAGCTGACGCCCTAA
- a CDS encoding alpha/beta hydrolase: MSAATSIPDGTRTRLTFPAGGERVPAVWLRPGAPAPGQPAALLLHGFSSRGDVMADAVGRALLRRGVASLSPDLPLHGTRGNPLELQALRNPLELARLWRLALREAGAGVDFLRGEAGRVGVVGYSLGSFLSVVLAAGRPEVAAVVLAAGGDLPGGTPLTAVARTVADPLRAARKLGPRPLLMLNGRHDPVIRPEQAERLYAAVSGPKDLRWWDGGHAVPSGAVDEGAEWLAGQLGAGR, from the coding sequence GTGAGCGCCGCCACGTCCATTCCCGATGGCACCCGTACCCGCCTGACCTTCCCTGCCGGGGGCGAGAGGGTGCCCGCCGTCTGGCTGCGGCCCGGCGCACCCGCCCCCGGCCAGCCCGCCGCCCTCCTGCTGCACGGCTTTTCATCGCGCGGAGACGTGATGGCAGATGCGGTGGGCCGGGCGCTGCTGCGCCGGGGAGTGGCGTCCCTCTCCCCCGACCTCCCCCTGCACGGCACACGCGGGAATCCGCTGGAGCTTCAGGCGCTGCGCAACCCGCTGGAACTCGCGCGGCTGTGGCGGCTCGCCTTGCGGGAGGCGGGAGCGGGCGTGGACTTCCTGCGGGGCGAGGCCGGTCGGGTGGGTGTGGTCGGGTACTCGTTGGGCTCGTTCCTGTCGGTCGTGCTGGCCGCCGGACGCCCGGAGGTCGCGGCGGTGGTCCTCGCGGCGGGCGGCGACCTGCCCGGCGGCACCCCCCTCACGGCGGTGGCGCGGACGGTGGCCGACCCCCTGCGGGCGGCCCGCAAGCTGGGACCTCGCCCCCTGCTGATGCTGAACGGGCGGCACGACCCGGTGATCCGGCCTGAACAGGCCGAGCGGCTGTATGCCGCTGTCTCCGGCCCAAAGGACCTGCGCTGGTGGGACGGCGGCCACGCGGTGCCGTCGGGGGCAGTGGACGAGGGGGCCGAGTGGCTGGCGGGGCAGTTGGGAGCGGGCAGGTAG
- a CDS encoding TetR/AcrR family transcriptional regulator, whose amino-acid sequence MKVDRHEQDEARRERIARVAFELFARGGLDEVSAQDIARAAYVSRTNLYRYFPSKVHMLLAHFEKAVQASRDDAVARLRAGANPQQVWAQVTARMADLGVRYRHLVGAVGQAVLGARPPANGQAEADRDAMTTAVTLVALVEPVLIAMRDRGVLRDGVDTRMAGALLVDACLLALLHGGHRDQREVLRDWQDRFSLILHGALAPGVSAGDVLAPPTHSGNGVTDTRRPGP is encoded by the coding sequence GTGAAAGTCGACCGCCACGAGCAGGACGAAGCCCGGCGCGAGCGGATCGCGCGGGTGGCGTTCGAGCTGTTCGCGCGGGGCGGGCTGGACGAGGTCAGCGCCCAGGACATCGCCCGCGCCGCGTATGTCAGCCGCACCAACCTCTACCGCTATTTCCCCTCCAAGGTACATATGCTGCTCGCCCACTTCGAGAAGGCGGTGCAGGCCAGCCGCGACGACGCGGTCGCCCGCCTGCGGGCCGGGGCCAATCCGCAGCAGGTGTGGGCGCAGGTCACGGCCCGGATGGCCGACCTGGGAGTGCGCTACCGCCACCTCGTCGGGGCGGTGGGGCAGGCGGTGCTGGGGGCGCGGCCGCCCGCGAACGGCCAGGCGGAGGCCGACCGGGACGCGATGACCACGGCGGTCACGCTGGTGGCCCTCGTCGAACCCGTCCTGATCGCCATGCGCGACCGGGGCGTGCTGCGTGACGGGGTGGACACCCGGATGGCGGGAGCCCTGCTGGTGGACGCCTGCCTGCTCGCGCTGCTGCACGGCGGGCACCGCGACCAGCGCGAGGTGCTGCGCGACTGGCAGGACCGCTTCAGCCTGATCCTGCACGGGGCACTTGCGCCGGGCGTCAGCGCCGGGGACGTGCTCGCGCCGCCCACCCACTCGGGCAATGGGGTCACGGACACGCGGCGACCGGGGCCTTAG